A section of the Desulfobaccales bacterium genome encodes:
- a CDS encoding glutamine--tRNA ligase/YqeY domain fusion protein yields MAEPTPPAGADFIREIVAADVKAGKYGGRVMTRFPPEPNGYLHIGHAKSICLNFGIAQEFGGLCNLRFDDTNPTKEEQEYVDAIMEDVRWLGFDWGDRLYFASDYFQQMYDYAEILIQKGLAYVCSLSAEEIREYRGTLTEPGRESPYRNRSVAENLDLFRRMRAGEFPDGAHVLRAKIDMASGNLNLRDPVLYRILHAEHHRTGNRWCIYPMYDYAHPLSDALEGVTHSICTLEFEDHRPLYDWVLDNLPVPCRPHQYEFARLNLSYTVLSKRRLIKLVEGGYVSGWDDPRMPTLAGLRRRGVPPEAIRKFCEMIGVGKRNNLVDMALLEYCIREVLNLTAPRVMAVLRPLKVVLLNYPDGQVEEVQAVNNPEDPSQGTRPVPFSRELFIEQEDFLEEPPPKFYRLAPGREVRLRYAYFIKCVDVKKNPATGEIEEVHCTYDPDTKGGYAPDGRKVKATLHWVSAAHARPAEVRLYDRLFTVPEPGAVSGNFLDDLNPRSLVTLTDCRVEPSLANVAPGSRYQFERLGYFCADARDCRPGRLVFNRTVSLKDEWEKLKQKGAV; encoded by the coding sequence ATGGCTGAACCCACTCCCCCCGCGGGGGCGGACTTCATCCGGGAGATCGTGGCCGCGGATGTGAAAGCCGGCAAATACGGCGGCCGGGTCATGACCCGCTTTCCCCCGGAGCCCAACGGCTATCTCCACATCGGGCATGCCAAGAGCATCTGCCTCAATTTCGGCATCGCCCAGGAGTTCGGCGGGCTCTGCAACCTGCGCTTCGACGATACCAACCCTACCAAGGAAGAGCAGGAGTATGTGGACGCCATCATGGAGGATGTGCGCTGGCTGGGGTTTGACTGGGGGGACCGGCTGTATTTCGCCTCGGACTACTTCCAGCAGATGTACGACTATGCCGAGATCCTCATCCAAAAAGGCTTGGCGTATGTCTGCTCCTTGAGCGCCGAGGAGATCCGGGAGTATCGGGGCACCCTCACCGAACCCGGCCGGGAGAGCCCCTACCGGAACCGCTCCGTGGCCGAGAACCTGGACCTCTTCCGGCGCATGCGGGCGGGGGAATTCCCCGACGGCGCCCATGTGCTCCGGGCCAAGATTGATATGGCCTCAGGGAACCTCAACCTGCGGGATCCGGTGCTTTACCGCATCCTGCACGCCGAGCACCATCGCACCGGCAACCGCTGGTGCATCTATCCCATGTACGACTACGCCCACCCCCTCTCCGACGCCCTGGAGGGGGTGACCCATTCCATCTGCACCCTGGAGTTTGAGGACCACCGGCCGCTCTATGACTGGGTGTTGGACAATCTGCCGGTGCCCTGCCGGCCCCATCAGTATGAATTCGCCCGCCTCAATCTCAGCTACACGGTGCTCTCCAAGCGCCGCCTCATCAAGCTGGTGGAGGGGGGGTATGTCTCCGGCTGGGACGATCCCCGGATGCCCACCCTGGCGGGCCTGCGGCGCCGGGGGGTGCCCCCGGAGGCCATCCGCAAATTTTGCGAGATGATCGGGGTGGGCAAGCGCAACAACCTGGTGGACATGGCCCTGCTGGAATACTGCATCCGGGAGGTCCTCAACCTTACCGCGCCCCGGGTGATGGCGGTCTTAAGGCCCCTCAAGGTGGTCCTCCTCAACTACCCCGACGGGCAGGTGGAGGAGGTGCAGGCGGTGAACAACCCCGAGGACCCCTCCCAGGGCACCCGGCCGGTGCCCTTCTCCCGGGAGCTCTTCATCGAGCAGGAGGATTTCCTGGAGGAGCCGCCTCCCAAGTTCTACCGTCTGGCCCCGGGCCGGGAAGTGCGCCTGCGTTACGCTTATTTCATCAAATGCGTGGACGTGAAGAAAAACCCCGCGACCGGCGAGATCGAGGAGGTGCACTGCACCTATGACCCCGACACCAAGGGCGGCTATGCTCCGGACGGCCGCAAGGTGAAGGCCACCCTGCACTGGGTCTCTGCGGCCCACGCCCGGCCGGCGGAGGTGCGCCTTTACGACCGCCTCTTCACGGTGCCGGAGCCGGGGGCGGTCAGCGGCAATTTCCTGGATGATCTCAACCCCCGGTCTTTGGTGACCCTGACGGACTGCCGGGTGGAGCCCTCCTTGGCCAACGTGGCGCCGGGCAGCCGCTATCAGTTTGAGCGGCTGGGGTATTTCTGCGCCGATGCCCGGGACTGCCGCCCGGGGCGGCTGGTCTTCAACCGCACCGTCAGTCTCAAGGATGAATGGGAAAAGCTCAAGCAAAAAGGGGCCGTCTGA
- a CDS encoding YkgJ family cysteine cluster protein — MLTLFQNDDSPSLTEESRFAFVCGPGMPCFNLCCQAGIIVLNPGDVLRLKRFLQVSSTEFLRRYTLRNTEAGSGLPLVFLKPPRGQETGCPFVTEAGCRVYEARPDACRLFPLAQGSVLTPEGPRDRLYLRQPPYCQGLATEQEWTVADWMASQGFEAHDPRRRAWVSLLLTRALSGPATPDQQDLFYLAAYDLDNFRAFVLTSAFPTVYGFPPEALAPLADNDEALLRFALAYITATLEEDEPSLVREALREALLAEETG, encoded by the coding sequence ATGCTCACCCTGTTTCAGAATGACGACAGCCCCAGTCTGACGGAGGAGAGCCGCTTCGCCTTTGTCTGCGGCCCGGGGATGCCGTGCTTTAATCTGTGCTGTCAGGCCGGGATCATCGTCCTTAACCCCGGGGATGTGCTCAGGCTGAAGCGGTTTCTGCAGGTGAGTTCCACGGAATTTCTGCGGCGCTATACCCTGAGGAACACGGAAGCCGGCTCCGGCCTGCCTCTGGTCTTTCTCAAGCCGCCCCGGGGCCAGGAGACCGGCTGCCCCTTTGTCACCGAGGCGGGGTGCCGGGTGTATGAGGCCCGGCCCGACGCCTGCCGGCTCTTCCCCCTGGCCCAGGGGAGTGTGCTTACCCCCGAAGGCCCCCGGGACCGGCTCTACCTGCGGCAGCCCCCTTACTGCCAGGGGCTGGCCACCGAGCAGGAGTGGACCGTCGCCGACTGGATGGCTTCCCAGGGTTTTGAGGCACATGACCCCCGGCGGCGAGCCTGGGTGTCCCTTCTCCTCACCCGGGCCCTCTCCGGCCCGGCCACCCCGGACCAACAGGACCTCTTTTACCTGGCCGCCTATGACCTGGACAATTTCCGGGCCTTTGTCCTGACCTCCGCCTTCCCCACGGTGTATGGCTTCCCACCGGAGGCGCTGGCGCCGTTGGCGGACAACGATGAGGCCCTGCTTCGCTTCGCCCTGGCCTACATCACCGCCACCCTGGAGGAGGATGAGCCCTCCCTGGTCCGGGAGGCCTTAAGAGAGGCCCTGCTGGCGGAAGAGACCGGCTGA
- the argJ gene encoding bifunctional glutamate N-acetyltransferase/amino-acid acetyltransferase ArgJ: MVISGFRAAAAAAGIKKHGGLDLALIVAEQPVAAAGVFTRNRVKAAPVLLCRRRLKAGTAQAILVNSGNANACTGPAGLRAARETTQAVARELKLAPELILPASTGVIGQPLPVEKIVLAVPLLVAHLRPDGFGEAAQAIMTTDTRPKSARTSLKLAGHRVTLAGIAKGAGMIHPDMATLLAFLFTDAAVSAPVLQALLRQAVDQTLNCISIDGDTSTNDTVLFLASGRAGNPTLTDPGEPGAVALAAALTEVLADLGSQIVADGEGVRHRFRILITGAATPGQAKKAAVTIATSPLVKTAMAGPDVNWGRLMAALGRSGARFNPARVDISFGEVMVVRQGVGLGEQAEAAALQAILAGPITITLNLNAGEATAHVDTCDLTEDYVRINASYRS; encoded by the coding sequence ATGGTCATTTCCGGATTTCGCGCCGCTGCCGCGGCGGCGGGCATCAAAAAGCACGGCGGCCTGGACCTGGCCCTCATCGTGGCCGAGCAGCCGGTGGCCGCTGCCGGGGTCTTCACCCGCAACCGGGTCAAGGCCGCGCCGGTGCTTCTGTGCCGGCGCCGCCTGAAGGCCGGCACGGCCCAGGCCATCCTGGTGAACAGCGGCAACGCCAACGCCTGCACCGGTCCTGCGGGACTCAGGGCCGCCCGGGAGACCACCCAGGCGGTGGCCCGGGAGCTCAAGCTCGCGCCGGAGCTCATCCTTCCCGCCTCCACCGGGGTCATCGGCCAGCCCCTGCCGGTGGAGAAGATCGTCCTGGCGGTGCCTTTGCTGGTGGCGCACCTGAGGCCCGACGGCTTCGGCGAGGCGGCCCAGGCCATCATGACCACGGACACCCGCCCCAAAAGCGCCCGCACCTCCCTGAAGCTGGCGGGGCACCGGGTCACCCTGGCGGGCATTGCCAAGGGCGCCGGCATGATCCACCCGGATATGGCCACCTTGCTGGCCTTCCTGTTCACCGACGCCGCAGTGAGCGCCCCGGTGCTCCAGGCCCTTCTCAGGCAGGCGGTGGACCAGACCCTGAACTGCATCAGCATTGACGGGGACACCTCCACCAACGACACCGTCCTCTTCCTGGCCAGCGGCCGGGCCGGCAACCCCACCCTCACCGACCCCGGGGAGCCCGGGGCCGTGGCCTTGGCTGCCGCCCTCACCGAGGTGCTGGCGGACCTGGGCTCTCAGATCGTGGCCGACGGCGAAGGGGTGCGGCACCGCTTCCGCATCCTCATCACCGGCGCCGCCACTCCCGGCCAAGCGAAAAAAGCGGCGGTGACCATCGCCACCTCGCCTTTGGTGAAGACCGCCATGGCCGGCCCGGACGTCAACTGGGGCCGCCTCATGGCCGCCCTGGGCCGCTCCGGGGCCCGCTTCAACCCGGCCCGGGTGGACATCAGCTTCGGGGAGGTCATGGTGGTGCGCCAGGGCGTGGGGCTGGGGGAGCAGGCGGAGGCGGCGGCCCTCCAGGCCATCCTGGCGGGCCCGATCACCATCACCCTGAACCTGAACGCCGGGGAGGCCACGGCCCACGTGGATACCTGCGACCTCACCGAGGACTACGTCCGCATCAACGCCAGTTACCGCAGTTGA